One window from the genome of Streptococcus halotolerans encodes:
- a CDS encoding MucBP domain-containing protein, translating into MERREIFSIRKFKLGVASALIGVSLFGGHAVLAQEATSGTTQVSQATQGSSETDNTALASTPVPTSEPTAPQDTTPATESDPKKQLVITEANSEEQDAAKTQATCCETVTKYEIKEDPTKDFGYAENTTEEGATTGTIALGVKPKVVEDDNTIRTTRYEAGSLSYDKSAYEKYKTGESNIAPNHVVENLDGLNKIAKGQYTDLIKAYETVEAKEIRTIEDTLQVQQFGEEGVIDLNKVLDWMATQENQPVMTEFKLVGSDGHESYLALFKGADGRNWVSTNKSEQVVASVVEGSQVSTVTEAASSAFNAHIRDFYDGRSWQELTPAQLAKNPSTLGGLYGIVNSASPEGRRLRGQTPLLTVVNDAHNVENRQGDNKAYLYNHNTTTDVTYTVSYRTATKTTNDKREASPFPDYSGQDVTYSKTAWMPFNKTITLKSHVGYYPEVTNARITENSGIAETARLSIAGNEYRRAVLVDIQPTTERAMVDGKEHYKYTEYGLNQKTGEKVILSETLIPVDEVPADQTQTTFVSEGVALTLPKLQDGNVVLTNKALLQVIYDQNYNINKQSILQDYYGIYDARRLADNPDGYDALFTGDDTTRRATEMDDRKATYNINHRPYRTDVRREILAEVADKNAPFHRNVTITPNVTVNHYLEDGTLLKTETKAATDTLDPYFREGSPEFLKDYTYVRSDIDEQEYIYKKVENPQYYTKGFNFGSVTITQTETMGTVAPPFFSSTDGRNAGFALTYDNYAIVEAVSHERAQQVREGLEPEYCVAEEARHIRTINVYYKEIPRNSEVPNDYPTKELPEAELTTKEVKGDIVVHYVDENGKAIAPNQEIPTKLVRTETYIDGQLADATPTNETYDATTPALKPDEIPFEGDNYRFIRVHEESEPVQGDYIEGTRHVVYVYKLKTSEVPNDFPTVEKPTAELTTKQVDGNVIVHYVDENGKTIAPNQEIPTKLVRTETYIDGQLADATPTNETYDATTPALKPDEIPFEGDNYRFIRVHEESEPVQGDYIEGTRHVVYVYKLKTSEVPNDFPTVDRPTAELTTKQVEGNVIVHYVDENGKTIAPNQEIPTKVVRTETYIDGQLTDATPTNETYDATTPALKPDEIPFEGDDYRFIRVHEESEPVSGEYIEGTRHVVYVYKLKTSEVPNDFPTVEKPTAELTTKQVDGNVIVHYVDENGKTIAPNQEIPTKLVRTETYIDGQLADATPTNETYDATTPALKPDEIPFEGDDYRFIRVHEESEPVEGEYIEGIRHVIYVYKLKTSEVPNDYPTVDRPTAELTTKKVEGNVVVHYVDENGKVIAPNQELPTKEVRTETYIDGELAESVPTGETYDTTTPELKPDEIPFEGDNYRFIRVHEESEPVEGEYIEGTRHVVYVYKLKTSNIPNDFPTVEKPTAELTTKQVEGNVVVHYVDENGKTIAPNQEIPTKVVRTETYIDGELAESVPTGETYDTTTPALKPDEIPFEGDNYRFIRVHEESEPVQGDYIEGTRHVVYVYKLKTSEVPNDYPTVDRPTAELTTKQVEGNVVVHYVDENGKTIAPNQEIPTKVVRTETYIDGELAESVPTGETYDTTTPALKPDEIPFEGDNYRFIRVHEESEPVQGDYIEGTRHVVYVYKLKTSEVPNDYPTVDRPTAELTTKQVEGNVVVHYVDENGKVIAPNQELPTKEVRTETYIDGELAESVPTGETYDTTTPELKPDEIPFEGDNYRFIRVHEESEPVEGEYIEGTRHVVYVYKLKTSEVPNDYPTVDRPTAELTTKQVEGNVIVHYVDEDGNVIASDNVKDKKVVTTKTYINAQLAEESNAHEPYNVDNETDKPSTIVFNGKSYELVRVHPNSEPVEGELREGTIHVTYVYRLLTAPEEPEKPGVPEVPEIPDTPEVPEEPEKPEVPDTPEEPENPDVPNTPEKPEVPENPEVPKEPETPETPEVPKVPESPEKPGTPDMPDTPNAPKTPESPESPVTPTASTRRNNSDKYMAKGVENLPNTGETSSYLAAAYGGMAIGLAALLASKKRKRDSED; encoded by the coding sequence ATGGAACGTAGAGAGATATTTTCAATTCGAAAATTTAAACTCGGTGTTGCTTCCGCTTTGATTGGTGTAAGCCTGTTTGGTGGTCATGCAGTCTTAGCACAAGAAGCCACCTCAGGTACAACACAAGTCTCGCAAGCAACTCAAGGTAGTTCAGAAACAGACAACACTGCTTTAGCAAGTACACCTGTACCTACTTCTGAACCCACAGCACCACAAGATACAACCCCTGCTACTGAATCAGATCCAAAGAAACAACTAGTTATCACAGAAGCGAACTCTGAAGAACAAGATGCAGCAAAAACTCAAGCAACTTGTTGCGAAACTGTTACAAAATATGAAATCAAGGAAGATCCTACTAAAGATTTCGGCTATGCGGAAAATACGACTGAAGAAGGTGCAACGACTGGTACCATCGCATTAGGTGTCAAACCAAAAGTAGTTGAAGATGATAACACCATTCGCACCACACGCTACGAAGCAGGCAGCTTATCCTATGATAAAAGTGCCTATGAAAAATACAAAACAGGTGAGTCTAACATTGCGCCAAATCATGTAGTAGAAAACTTGGATGGACTAAACAAAATCGCAAAAGGCCAATACACTGACTTAATAAAAGCCTACGAAACAGTTGAAGCCAAAGAAATTCGCACCATTGAAGACACACTGCAAGTACAACAATTTGGCGAAGAAGGGGTCATTGATTTAAATAAAGTATTGGACTGGATGGCTACCCAAGAAAACCAACCAGTAATGACTGAGTTTAAATTAGTGGGATCCGACGGACATGAATCGTATTTAGCCTTATTCAAAGGCGCGGATGGCCGTAATTGGGTGTCTACGAATAAGTCAGAACAGGTGGTAGCGTCTGTTGTTGAAGGGAGTCAAGTATCGACAGTGACAGAAGCAGCCTCGTCTGCATTTAACGCACATATACGTGATTTTTATGATGGTCGTTCATGGCAAGAATTAACACCTGCTCAATTAGCGAAAAATCCTTCAACACTAGGAGGATTATATGGTATTGTAAATAGTGCCAGCCCAGAAGGTAGGCGTTTGCGTGGTCAAACCCCTTTGTTGACCGTCGTGAATGATGCGCATAATGTTGAAAACCGACAAGGCGATAACAAAGCGTATTTATATAACCATAATACGACAACTGATGTAACTTATACGGTATCCTATCGAACCGCCACAAAAACAACTAATGACAAGCGTGAGGCAAGTCCGTTTCCTGACTATAGCGGACAAGATGTTACTTATTCTAAAACAGCTTGGATGCCATTTAACAAGACCATTACATTAAAATCACATGTTGGCTATTATCCAGAAGTGACTAATGCCCGCATAACGGAAAATAGTGGAATAGCGGAAACTGCTCGTTTAAGTATTGCTGGAAATGAGTATCGCCGAGCAGTACTCGTGGATATTCAACCGACAACTGAACGTGCGATGGTGGACGGTAAAGAACACTATAAATACACAGAGTATGGCCTCAATCAAAAGACAGGTGAAAAAGTTATCCTTTCTGAAACACTAATACCTGTTGACGAAGTCCCAGCGGATCAAACACAGACAACATTCGTCTCTGAAGGGGTTGCCTTAACCTTACCCAAATTACAAGATGGTAATGTTGTTTTAACCAATAAAGCATTATTACAAGTGATTTATGATCAAAACTACAATATCAATAAACAGTCTATTTTACAAGATTACTACGGTATTTATGATGCGCGTCGATTAGCAGATAATCCTGACGGTTACGATGCATTATTTACTGGAGACGACACGACACGCCGCGCAACGGAGATGGATGATCGTAAGGCGACTTATAATATCAACCATCGTCCATATCGTACCGATGTCCGCCGCGAAATTCTAGCTGAAGTCGCTGATAAAAATGCGCCATTCCACCGTAATGTAACGATTACACCGAATGTGACAGTCAATCATTATTTAGAAGATGGAACCTTGTTAAAAACGGAAACGAAAGCAGCGACCGATACGCTAGATCCTTATTTTAGAGAGGGGTCACCAGAGTTTCTTAAAGATTATACCTATGTTCGCTCTGACATAGATGAGCAAGAATATATTTATAAAAAGGTAGAAAATCCCCAATATTACACAAAAGGATTTAATTTTGGGTCTGTAACAATTACTCAAACTGAGACAATGGGTACGGTTGCACCGCCATTCTTCTCATCAACTGATGGACGTAACGCAGGATTTGCCCTAACTTATGATAACTATGCGATTGTAGAAGCAGTTAGTCATGAACGAGCACAACAAGTGCGTGAAGGATTAGAACCAGAATACTGCGTAGCGGAAGAAGCGCGTCATATTCGCACCATTAATGTGTATTACAAAGAAATCCCTCGTAATAGTGAAGTGCCAAACGACTATCCAACAAAAGAATTACCTGAAGCAGAATTAACCACTAAAGAGGTAAAAGGCGATATTGTTGTTCATTACGTAGACGAAAATGGTAAGGCCATTGCACCAAACCAAGAAATACCAACTAAGCTCGTCAGAACTGAAACCTACATTGATGGACAACTCGCTGACGCAACCCCAACTAACGAGACCTACGATGCTACGACACCAGCATTAAAACCAGATGAAATTCCATTTGAAGGGGATAACTACCGCTTCATCCGTGTTCACGAAGAAAGCGAACCTGTGCAAGGGGATTACATCGAAGGTACTCGACATGTCGTTTATGTCTACAAGCTTAAAACAAGTGAAGTACCGAACGACTTCCCAACTGTGGAGAAACCAACGGCTGAATTAACCACTAAACAAGTGGACGGCAACGTCATCGTTCATTACGTAGACGAAAATGGTAAGACCATTGCACCAAACCAAGAGATCCCAACTAAGCTCGTCAGAACTGAAACCTACATTGATGGACAACTCGCTGACGCAACCCCAACTAACGAGACCTACGATGCTACGACACCAGCATTAAAACCAGATGAAATTCCATTTGAAGGCGACAACTACCGCTTCATCCGTGTTCATGAAGAAAGTGAGCCTGTGCAAGGAGACTACATCGAAGGCACTCGACACGTCGTTTATGTCTACAAGCTTAAAACAAGTGAAGTACCGAACGACTTCCCAACTGTGGACAGACCTACGGCTGAGCTAACCACTAAACAAGTGGAAGGAAATGTCATCGTTCATTACGTAGACGAAAATGGTAAGACCATTGCACCAAACCAAGAGATCCCAACTAAGGTCGTCAGAACTGAAACCTACATTGATGGACAACTCACTGACGCAACCCCAACTAACGAGACCTACGATGCTACGACACCAGCATTAAAACCAGATGAAATTCCATTTGAGGGGGACGACTACCGCTTCATCCGTGTTCACGAAGAAAGTGAACCTGTATCAGGGGAATACATTGAAGGCACTCGACACGTCGTTTATGTCTACAAGCTTAAAACAAGTGAAGTACCGAACGACTTCCCAACTGTGGAGAAACCAACGGCTGAATTAACCACTAAACAAGTGGACGGCAACGTCATCGTTCATTACGTAGACGAAAATGGTAAGACCATTGCACCAAACCAAGAGATCCCAACTAAGCTCGTCAGAACTGAAACCTACATTGATGGACAACTCGCTGACGCAACCCCAACTAACGAGACCTACGATGCTACGACACCAGCATTAAAACCTGACGAAATTCCATTTGAGGGGGACGACTACCGCTTCATCCGTGTTCACGAAGAAAGCGAACCTGTTGAGGGTGAGTATATTGAAGGCATTCGACACGTCATTTATGTCTACAAACTTAAAACAAGTGAAGTACCAAACGACTACCCAACAGTGGACAGACCAACGGCTGAGTTAACCACTAAAAAGGTAGAAGGAAATGTCGTCGTTCATTACGTGGATGAAAATGGCAAGGTCATTGCACCGAACCAAGAGCTCCCAACAAAAGAAGTTAGAACCGAAACCTACATTGACGGTGAGCTAGCTGAATCCGTACCAACTGGTGAAACGTACGATACAACCACACCGGAATTAAAACCTGACGAAATTCCATTTGAGGGGGACAACTACCGCTTCATCCGTGTTCACGAAGAAAGCGAACCTGTTGAGGGTGAGTATATTGAAGGCACTCGACACGTCGTTTATGTCTATAAACTCAAAACGAGCAACATCCCTAACGACTTCCCAACTGTGGAGAAACCAACGGCTGAGTTAACCACTAAACAAGTGGAAGGTAATGTCGTCGTTCACTACGTCGATGAAAATGGTAAGACCATTGCACCAAACCAAGAGATCCCAACTAAGGTCGTCAGAACTGAAACCTACATTGACGGTGAACTGGCTGAATCCGTACCAACTGGTGAAACGTATGATACAACCACACCAGCATTAAAACCTGACGAAATTCCATTTGAAGGCGACAACTACCGCTTTATCCGTGTTCACGAAGAAAGCGAACCTGTGCAAGGAGACTACATCGAAGGAACTCGACACGTCGTTTATGTCTACAAGCTTAAAACAAGTGAAGTACCGAACGACTACCCAACAGTGGACAGACCAACGGCTGAGTTAACCACTAAACAAGTGGAAGGTAATGTCGTCGTTCACTACGTCGATGAAAATGGTAAGACCATTGCACCAAACCAAGAGATCCCAACTAAGGTCGTCAGAACTGAAACCTACATTGACGGTGAACTGGCTGAATCCGTACCAACTGGTGAAACGTATGATACAACCACACCAGCATTAAAACCTGACGAAATTCCATTTGAAGGCGACAACTACCGCTTCATCCGTGTTCACGAAGAAAGCGAACCTGTGCAAGGAGACTACATCGAAGGCACTCGACACGTCGTTTATGTCTACAAGCTTAAAACAAGTGAAGTACCGAACGACTACCCAACAGTGGACAGACCAACGGCTGAGTTAACCACTAAACAAGTGGAAGGTAATGTCGTCGTTCACTACGTCGATGAAAATGGCAAGGTCATTGCACCGAACCAAGAGCTCCCAACAAAAGAAGTCAGAACCGAAACCTACATTGACGGTGAACTGGCTGAATCCGTACCAACTGGTGAAACGTACGATACAACCACACCGGAATTAAAACCTGACGAAATTCCATTTGAGGGGGATAACTACCGCTTCATCCGTGTTCACGAAGAAAGCGAACCTGTTGAGGGTGAATATATTGAAGGCACTCGACACGTCGTTTATGTCTACAAGCTTAAAACAAGTGAAGTACCAAACGACTACCCAACAGTGGACAGACCAACGGCTGAGTTAACCACTAAACAAGTGGAAGGAAATGTCATCGTTCATTACGTCGATGAAGATGGAAATGTTATTGCTAGTGACAATGTCAAAGATAAGAAAGTAGTCACAACGAAAACTTACATCAATGCCCAACTGGCTGAAGAGAGTAATGCACATGAGCCTTACAATGTCGATAATGAAACGGATAAACCAAGTACCATTGTCTTTAATGGAAAATCGTATGAACTAGTGAGAGTTCATCCAAATAGTGAGCCGGTGGAAGGGGAATTACGCGAAGGGACTATCCATGTGACTTACGTTTATAGACTCTTAACGGCACCGGAAGAACCAGAAAAACCAGGAGTACCAGAAGTGCCGGAAATTCCTGATACTCCTGAAGTACCGGAAGAACCAGAAAAACCGGAAGTGCCCGATACTCCTGAAGAGCCGGAAAATCCAGATGTACCAAACACCCCAGAAAAACCAGAAGTGCCAGAAAATCCTGAGGTACCGAAAGAACCAGAAACGCCGGAAACGCCTGAGGTGCCGAAAGTTCCTGAGTCACCTGAAAAACCAGGTACTCCAGACATGCCTGACACACCGAATGCTCCTAAGACTCCAGAATCTCCTGAGTCTCCAGTGACTCCGACAGCGTCAACACGTCGTAACAATTCTGATAAGTACATGGCAAAAGGTGTTGAAAACTTACCGAATACAGGTGAGACAAGCAGCTACCTAGCTGCAGCTTACGGTGGTATGGCAATCGGTCTAGCTGCCTTACTGGCTTCTAAGAAGCGTAAAAGAGATAGTGAAGACTAA
- a CDS encoding glycosyltransferase yields MTVYIVNEKLGAIPSGIEVSERYRLTMFQDAGFKTMMIFTDLTQNKSIHDYYEELGLSGDYIDLFHYLTNRPPRKVTRDDWKIINDIEAHRFFYEDTLFYKEIYEVIGGFSELTQRIFYDDFGQKILIQYFQYNNTAYDYQGHYYKTHQDLLVHFYNLIGFKSSDVVFFDRVEEVAPAFFFSVASQKNIKSYINIMSEHMVDSIWNPGYSLLPYLSNKVTGFVVNTNAQKEALSLSLKQNDIEMDRIYVAQMSSSPNIHPKAYYTERKGFITASRLAPEKNLTALIDQVSRAHDKDDSITLDIYGEGAEHLELEKMIQDKPYIRLMGHVLSKDIPYYQYKAYVSTSFGEGLGNTLLEALSQGTPPIAWNKPYGAPEIIQQGLSGILYDNLDDLADILVHFPDHGFQTSSVKRANDYHFSAVQSRWLTLL; encoded by the coding sequence ATGACCGTCTATATTGTCAATGAAAAACTCGGAGCCATTCCATCTGGTATCGAAGTGTCTGAGAGATATCGCTTAACCATGTTTCAAGACGCTGGTTTTAAAACCATGATGATTTTTACAGATCTTACCCAAAATAAATCCATTCATGATTATTATGAAGAACTAGGTCTCAGTGGCGACTATATTGATTTGTTTCATTATTTAACAAACCGGCCTCCGCGTAAGGTGACGCGTGATGACTGGAAAATCATTAATGACATTGAAGCTCATCGCTTCTTTTATGAAGACACTCTTTTTTATAAAGAAATTTATGAAGTTATAGGTGGTTTTAGTGAGTTGACGCAACGGATTTTCTATGATGATTTTGGTCAGAAAATCCTCATCCAGTACTTTCAATACAACAATACAGCCTATGATTATCAAGGGCACTACTATAAAACGCACCAAGATTTATTAGTTCATTTTTATAATTTAATCGGTTTTAAAAGTAGTGATGTTGTCTTTTTTGATCGTGTCGAGGAGGTTGCGCCTGCGTTTTTCTTTTCGGTTGCAAGCCAAAAAAACATCAAAAGCTATATCAATATTATGAGTGAGCACATGGTAGACAGCATATGGAATCCAGGATACTCATTACTACCTTATTTGTCAAATAAGGTAACCGGTTTTGTGGTTAATACAAATGCGCAAAAAGAAGCCTTGTCTCTCTCGCTTAAACAGAACGATATTGAGATGGATCGTATCTACGTCGCTCAAATGAGTAGCAGCCCAAACATTCATCCAAAAGCTTATTATACCGAACGAAAGGGTTTTATAACAGCAAGTCGATTGGCTCCTGAAAAAAATCTAACAGCTTTGATTGACCAAGTAAGTCGCGCCCATGACAAAGATGATTCCATCACCCTAGATATTTACGGCGAAGGAGCAGAGCATTTAGAACTCGAAAAAATGATTCAAGACAAGCCTTATATTCGTTTGATGGGACATGTGTTATCAAAAGACATTCCCTACTATCAGTACAAGGCTTACGTGTCTACGTCCTTTGGGGAAGGATTGGGAAATACGCTACTTGAAGCGTTGTCGCAAGGAACACCTCCTATAGCTTGGAATAAACCCTATGGTGCTCCAGAAATCATTCAACAAGGTCTTTCAGGGATCCTATATGACAATCTGGATGACTTAGCAGATATACTGGTTCACTTTCCTGATCATGGCTTTCAAACTAGCAGTGTAAAGCGAGCCAATGATTATCATTTTTCAGCCGTGCAATCACGGTGGTTAACATTACTTTAA
- a CDS encoding peptidoglycan bridge formation glycyltransferase FemA/FemB family protein, which translates to MAIETKNETKEQLTVTISVVKVGKDKSEFDWFVENHPHGNLLQTSLWGQVKSNWASEQIVFYRDQELVACASILIKTVMKHVRVAYVPRGPVVDYGNPELVLSVFKALKAYARREKFLLLKCDPQVLFDRSDAKEVSDRQDLIGRMEKMGFVWSGLTTELKDTAQPRFQANKYLNDDAINDYQKHAKRLIKKASKKGVEIVKGQEDEVKSFSELVLLTEQRKQIRLRNYDYFQKLKDVYGDRAEFYFAKIDIEKQLAKQKERLTQLEKAIHDTPEHQKNRLKDLKQQEVSVKNQVDELADLSETNPNQLIMAGVLGIRFGSGIELLYASMDERFKHYYPQYLLDAEIFRRCHQEGLQWANMGGVEGNLEGGLATFKLSFKPVIEEYIGEFNLALNKPLYQLANRLYRIYKKK; encoded by the coding sequence ATGGCAATAGAAACAAAAAATGAGACAAAGGAGCAATTAACAGTGACTATATCTGTAGTGAAAGTGGGGAAAGACAAATCGGAATTTGATTGGTTTGTGGAAAACCATCCTCACGGCAATTTGTTGCAAACGAGTCTTTGGGGACAAGTGAAAAGCAACTGGGCATCAGAACAGATCGTTTTTTATCGCGACCAAGAATTGGTGGCTTGCGCTTCTATTCTTATCAAAACAGTTATGAAGCATGTCAGGGTCGCTTATGTCCCTCGAGGTCCAGTCGTTGACTATGGCAATCCAGAGTTAGTCCTTTCTGTTTTTAAAGCTTTAAAAGCCTACGCACGAAGAGAGAAATTCTTATTATTGAAATGTGACCCTCAGGTTCTTTTTGATCGAAGTGATGCCAAAGAAGTTAGTGATCGTCAGGATTTGATTGGTCGTATGGAAAAGATGGGCTTTGTGTGGTCAGGATTGACGACTGAGCTGAAAGATACTGCTCAACCTCGTTTTCAGGCCAATAAATATTTAAACGATGATGCTATCAATGACTATCAAAAGCATGCCAAACGCTTGATTAAAAAGGCCAGTAAAAAAGGTGTTGAGATTGTTAAAGGTCAGGAAGATGAGGTTAAATCCTTCTCAGAATTAGTCCTGTTAACAGAACAGCGTAAGCAAATTCGGTTAAGAAACTATGACTATTTTCAAAAGCTAAAGGATGTTTACGGTGATAGGGCGGAATTTTACTTTGCCAAGATTGACATCGAAAAGCAACTCGCCAAACAAAAGGAGCGCTTGACGCAGTTAGAAAAAGCCATACACGATACACCAGAACATCAGAAAAATCGACTAAAAGACCTCAAGCAACAGGAAGTTTCTGTGAAAAATCAAGTTGATGAATTAGCTGATCTGTCTGAGACAAATCCTAATCAATTAATCATGGCAGGAGTGCTAGGCATTCGCTTTGGCTCTGGCATCGAACTACTCTATGCCAGCATGGACGAACGCTTTAAACATTACTATCCACAGTACCTTTTAGATGCTGAAATTTTCAGACGATGTCATCAAGAAGGCTTGCAGTGGGCAAACATGGGTGGCGTTGAGGGAAACCTTGAAGGAGGACTAGCAACCTTTAAGTTATCCTTTAAACCAGTCATTGAGGAGTACATCGGTGAATTCAACTTGGCCCTTAATAAACCACTCTATCAATTGGCGAACCGTCTTTACAGGATTTATAAGAAAAAATAA
- a CDS encoding TetR/AcrR family transcriptional regulator translates to MTDNIIFSIEQYIHTQKIPNGQKKVILSAIQLFASQGFHGTSTAQLAQHANVSQATIYKYFDTKEAILIYIVRLMTYTISSPFLEQLSTYSTKEELIHFFVQDRFHFIDHNYKVVNIILQELLINPEMVSVFKNVLESENEAVNHIFECLGKGNALTRLEIVRAILSPLLAYYCQIHVFNIEPHNIEDDLNHIENQILKLL, encoded by the coding sequence ATGACAGATAATATTATTTTTTCAATCGAACAGTATATCCATACTCAAAAGATACCGAATGGTCAAAAAAAGGTTATTTTATCTGCTATTCAATTATTTGCCTCTCAAGGATTCCATGGGACGTCTACTGCTCAACTAGCACAACATGCTAATGTCAGCCAAGCGACTATTTACAAGTATTTTGACACTAAGGAAGCTATTTTAATCTATATCGTTAGGTTGATGACCTACACCATCAGCTCTCCATTCCTAGAGCAATTATCTACCTATTCAACTAAAGAAGAATTAATCCATTTTTTTGTTCAAGATCGCTTTCACTTTATTGATCATAATTATAAAGTTGTGAACATTATCCTACAAGAATTGTTGATCAATCCTGAAATGGTATCTGTCTTCAAAAATGTTCTAGAATCTGAAAATGAGGCAGTTAACCACATTTTCGAATGCTTAGGAAAAGGGAATGCTCTCACTAGATTGGAAATCGTCAGAGCCATTCTTAGCCCTTTATTAGCGTACTACTGTCAAATCCATGTTTTCAATATTGAGCCCCATAATATTGAAGATGATTTAAATCATATCGAAAATCAAATTCTTAAGTTATTGTAA
- a CDS encoding ABC transporter permease — MRIVAITQKVLKELFRDKRTLAMMFIAPILIMFLMNVIFSASNNTHITIGTIKLEDNLATNLNHIKHVKVVPYDTVKTASKDIQNNDIDAYISEEDTSYKIRYANTDSSKTALTKQAFNTALNVSKMKGLSETLAKMTAENPTPKRLVSNQSKKIKESYHYGDQDTGFFAKMIPILMGFMVFFFVFLISGMALLKERTSGTLDRLLATPVKRSDIVFGYMLSYGIIAIIQTIVIVLSTIWLLDIQVVGHIANVIVINFVLALVALSFGILMSTLAKSEFQMMQFIPLIVMPQLFFSGIIPLENMAEWAQTIGKVLPLYYAGDALTNIIMHGKELSTIYPNILVLCLFLILLTAANIIGLKRYRKV; from the coding sequence ATGAGAATTGTTGCCATAACCCAAAAGGTTCTAAAAGAACTTTTTCGAGACAAAAGAACACTTGCCATGATGTTTATTGCTCCAATCTTAATCATGTTCTTGATGAATGTTATCTTCTCAGCTAGCAACAACACTCATATTACTATTGGGACAATAAAACTTGAAGATAACCTAGCAACCAATCTCAATCATATCAAACATGTCAAAGTTGTCCCCTACGATACCGTGAAAACGGCTAGCAAAGACATTCAAAATAATGACATTGACGCTTATATTTCAGAAGAAGATACTTCCTACAAAATCCGCTATGCTAACACTGATTCTTCAAAAACTGCATTAACTAAACAAGCCTTTAACACAGCACTTAATGTTAGTAAAATGAAAGGTCTTTCAGAGACGTTAGCAAAAATGACAGCTGAAAATCCCACCCCCAAAAGATTAGTTTCAAACCAATCTAAAAAAATTAAGGAATCCTATCATTATGGTGATCAAGATACTGGTTTTTTCGCAAAAATGATTCCGATACTTATGGGGTTCATGGTGTTTTTCTTTGTTTTTCTAATTTCTGGTATGGCACTCTTAAAAGAGCGTACTTCAGGTACACTTGACCGTCTGCTTGCTACTCCGGTCAAACGCAGTGATATTGTCTTTGGTTACATGCTTTCCTATGGTATTATCGCTATTATTCAGACTATTGTTATCGTATTATCAACTATTTGGCTACTAGATATTCAAGTCGTTGGCCATATTGCTAATGTCATTGTAATCAATTTTGTTTTAGCTCTAGTTGCCCTATCTTTTGGCATTCTAATGTCAACACTAGCAAAATCTGAATTTCAAATGATGCAATTCATACCACTAATAGTCATGCCTCAATTATTCTTTTCTGGTATTATCCCGTTGGAAAATATGGCAGAATGGGCACAAACCATTGGTAAGGTATTGCCTCTTTACTATGCAGGAGATGCCCTAACAAACATCATCATGCATGGAAAAGAACTGTCAACTATTTACCCTAATATCCTGGTTCTTTGTTTATTTCTCATACTTTTAACCGCTGCTAACATTATAGGTTTAAAACGTTACCGAAAAGTATGA
- a CDS encoding ABC transporter ATP-binding protein encodes MTKIIELTNLQKAFSSQIVLNHIDLAVTKGEIIGLIGPSGAGKSTMIKTMLGMEKADGGSALILKTTMPNREILNKIGYMAQSDALYDSLTGIENLNFFGKMKGVSKSLLPTQIEHVAKVVELDNHLNKLVSGYSGGMKRRLSLAIALLGNPELLILDEPTVGIDPSLRRKIWKELTSIKNEGRTIFITTHVMDEAELTNKVALLLHGNIIAFDTPSNLKNQFHVNTIEEVFLKAEGEKI; translated from the coding sequence ATGACTAAAATTATTGAATTAACAAATTTGCAAAAAGCCTTTTCCTCACAGATCGTTTTGAACCATATTGATCTTGCTGTTACAAAAGGTGAAATTATCGGTCTAATTGGACCTTCGGGGGCTGGTAAGTCAACAATGATCAAAACAATGCTTGGTATGGAAAAAGCTGACGGTGGTTCAGCCCTTATCTTGAAAACGACTATGCCTAATCGAGAAATATTAAATAAAATCGGTTATATGGCACAATCAGATGCCCTCTATGACTCCTTAACAGGGATAGAGAATCTTAATTTTTTTGGAAAAATGAAGGGGGTTTCTAAATCCTTGTTGCCAACTCAAATTGAGCACGTTGCAAAAGTTGTCGAGTTAGACAATCATCTCAACAAGCTCGTATCTGGCTACTCCGGAGGTATGAAACGAAGATTATCGTTAGCAATCGCTTTATTAGGTAATCCAGAACTACTTATTTTAGATGAGCCAACCGTTGGTATTGATCCTTCATTAAGACGTAAGATTTGGAAAGAATTAACTAGCATTAAAAATGAGGGACGCACTATTTTTATCACTACGCATGTCATGGATGAAGCTGAATTAACCAATAAAGTAGCATTATTATTACACGGGAATATCATTGCCTTTGATACCCCCTCTAATTTGAAGAATCAATTTCACGTTAATACCATTGAAGAAGTGTTTTTGAAAGCCGAAGGAGAAAAAATATGA